In the genome of Gloeotrichia echinulata CP02, one region contains:
- a CDS encoding fasciclin domain-containing protein has product MTNQKSRRLVGKTIGIAIAAASILLSVPSFAGKPAHTSDQPTHSQAATAPGTIVEVASKARNFKTLVAAVKAAGLVDTLSGQGPFTLFAPTDAAFAKLPKGTLEKLLKPENKETLVKILTYHVVSGAIDSKTIKPGEVKTVEGSSVKVTLTKKGSVKVDKARVTKADVKASNGVIHVIDQVLIPKDVKL; this is encoded by the coding sequence ATGACTAACCAAAAATCTCGACGCTTGGTTGGTAAAACAATTGGGATTGCGATCGCAGCTGCTAGTATTCTCCTCAGCGTTCCCAGTTTTGCTGGTAAACCCGCTCATACATCAGATCAACCCACTCATTCCCAGGCGGCAACTGCTCCTGGTACTATAGTTGAAGTTGCCAGCAAAGCCCGTAATTTCAAGACTTTAGTTGCAGCTGTCAAGGCAGCAGGTTTGGTAGATACACTGTCTGGTCAAGGTCCATTTACCCTATTTGCGCCTACAGATGCTGCATTCGCTAAACTACCAAAAGGCACGCTAGAAAAACTACTCAAGCCGGAAAACAAGGAAACTTTAGTCAAGATTTTGACATATCATGTTGTTTCTGGGGCAATTGATTCTAAAACCATCAAGCCTGGTGAAGTCAAGACGGTTGAAGGTAGCTCAGTTAAAGTGACTTTGACTAAGAAGGGTAGTGTCAAGGTTGATAAAGCCAGAGTCACCAAAGCAGATGTCAAAGCCAGTAATGGTGTAATTCATGTGATTGATCAAGTACTGATTCCTAAAGATGTGAAACTGTAG
- a CDS encoding transposase — protein MLVFEAKLEGEDGQYQALDEAIRTARFVRNASLRYWMDNKGIGRYDLSKFCAVLAANIEFPWVAKLNSMARQASAERAWSAIARFLDNCKKNKPGKKGFPKFKKEQTHGSVEYKTCGWKLSDDRRYITFSDGFKAGTFKLWGTRDLHFYHRKQFKRVRVVRRADGYYCQFCIDHERVERREPTGKTIGIDVGLNHFYTDSNGETVANPRPIRKSEKSLRRLQRRMSKTKKGSQNRIKLRNKLARKHLKVSRQRKDFAVKTARCVVRSNDLVAYEDLMVRNMIKNHRLAKSISDVSWSLFREWVEYFGKVFGVVTVAVPPHYTSQNCSNCGEVVKKTLSTRTHVCPHCGHTQDRDWNAARNILEKALSTAGHVGTNASGDIDLCMGGETPPSKSGRGKRKPKERSLESPTIFGTPN, from the coding sequence ATGCTGGTATTTGAGGCCAAACTTGAGGGAGAAGACGGACAGTATCAAGCGCTTGATGAAGCGATTAGAACTGCGCGTTTTGTTCGCAATGCCAGCCTTAGATACTGGATGGATAACAAGGGTATTGGGCGATACGACCTCAGTAAGTTCTGCGCTGTACTTGCGGCTAATATTGAGTTTCCTTGGGTCGCCAAGCTGAACTCGATGGCAAGGCAAGCCAGTGCTGAAAGAGCTTGGTCTGCAATTGCTCGGTTCCTTGATAACTGCAAGAAAAATAAGCCAGGAAAAAAGGGATTTCCAAAGTTCAAGAAAGAACAAACACATGGTTCTGTTGAGTACAAAACTTGTGGATGGAAGCTTTCTGATGACCGCAGGTATATCACTTTTTCTGATGGATTTAAAGCGGGAACTTTCAAACTCTGGGGAACTCGTGACCTGCATTTCTACCACAGGAAACAGTTTAAGAGGGTGCGGGTTGTGCGTCGTGCAGATGGCTATTATTGCCAGTTTTGCATTGACCATGAACGAGTTGAAAGACGAGAACCAACGGGTAAAACTATTGGTATTGATGTTGGACTGAACCACTTCTACACCGATAGTAACGGGGAAACAGTCGCTAATCCTAGACCGATTCGCAAGAGCGAGAAGTCTTTGAGACGACTGCAACGCCGGATGTCTAAGACTAAAAAGGGTTCCCAGAACAGAATTAAGTTGAGAAATAAACTTGCTCGTAAACACCTCAAAGTAAGTCGCCAGCGTAAAGACTTTGCTGTTAAGACAGCAAGGTGCGTGGTGAGGTCTAACGACCTTGTGGCGTATGAAGATTTGATGGTGCGGAATATGATCAAGAATCATCGCTTGGCTAAGTCGATTAGCGACGTTTCGTGGTCGCTGTTTCGTGAATGGGTTGAGTATTTTGGTAAGGTGTTTGGTGTTGTCACGGTTGCTGTTCCACCACATTATACCTCACAGAATTGCTCTAATTGTGGAGAGGTTGTCAAAAAGACTCTTAGTACCAGAACTCATGTTTGTCCTCATTGTGGGCATACGCAAGATAGGGATTGGAACGCAGCGCGGAACATACTAGAAAAAGCATTAAGTACGGCGGGTCACGTCGGAACTAACGCCTCTGGAGACATCGACCTCTGTATGGGTGGGGAAACTCCTCCAAGTAAGTCGGGTCGTGGAAAGAGGAAACCCAAAGAGCGATCTTTGGAATCCCCCACTATATTCGGTACTCCGAATTAG
- a CDS encoding GNAT family N-acetyltransferase, whose product MTAQFEYSRLSHPDDVEQLGSILSQCFIGSSGEEELYINRIGKDNYRIIHKDQQVVGGLAIMSIGQWWGGQRVPMAGIAAVGIAPEYRGDGAAIALLHHTLKELHGNGVPISVLYPATQRLYRKVGYEQGGSYCLWEVPTESIQKRNQPLPLTPVVPSNPKVFFDLYQQQAKRNNGYLDRHPVIWERLITTQKQERLFAYLIGTCDQPQGYIIFTQERTNNGTILWVRDWVILTNAASESFWSFMTNHRSQIEQVRWHNSAIDSLTLSLPEQTAKILRQKYWTLRVLDVAKALEARGYSVGIQAELHLEVKDDLLAANNGRFILSVANGRGEVTSGGRGELQLDIGALAPLYTGLFTPYHLQLAGKLDGTETALLAATLIFAGSSPGMPDFF is encoded by the coding sequence GTGACGGCTCAATTTGAATACAGCAGACTTAGCCATCCAGACGATGTTGAACAGCTTGGGAGTATTCTGTCCCAGTGTTTTATCGGTTCATCTGGTGAGGAAGAACTCTACATCAACAGAATTGGCAAAGATAATTATCGCATAATCCACAAAGATCAGCAAGTCGTAGGTGGATTGGCGATTATGTCGATTGGTCAGTGGTGGGGTGGTCAGCGTGTACCGATGGCTGGAATAGCCGCCGTGGGTATTGCTCCAGAATATCGTGGAGATGGAGCGGCGATCGCACTTTTGCACCACACCCTCAAGGAACTTCATGGTAATGGTGTACCCATCTCTGTTCTTTATCCAGCTACTCAACGCCTGTACCGCAAAGTGGGGTATGAACAGGGGGGTAGCTATTGTCTTTGGGAAGTCCCGACTGAAAGTATTCAGAAAAGAAACCAACCCCTACCGTTGACACCAGTAGTACCAAGCAACCCAAAAGTCTTTTTTGACCTATATCAGCAGCAAGCAAAACGGAATAATGGATATCTAGATAGACATCCAGTCATCTGGGAGCGACTTATTACCACACAAAAGCAAGAACGACTTTTTGCTTATCTCATCGGGACTTGTGACCAACCCCAAGGCTACATTATTTTTACCCAAGAGCGCACAAACAATGGCACTATCCTGTGGGTGAGAGATTGGGTAATTCTCACAAATGCAGCTAGTGAAAGTTTTTGGTCTTTTATGACCAATCATCGCTCCCAAATCGAACAGGTGCGATGGCATAATTCTGCGATTGATTCTCTAACATTATCACTACCAGAGCAAACTGCGAAAATATTGCGTCAGAAGTACTGGACGCTCCGAGTGCTAGATGTCGCTAAAGCTTTAGAGGCGCGGGGTTATTCAGTCGGAATTCAAGCTGAACTACACTTAGAAGTTAAAGATGACCTCCTAGCAGCAAACAATGGTAGATTCATTCTATCTGTCGCTAATGGACGTGGTGAAGTCACAAGCGGTGGTAGGGGTGAATTACAGCTAGACATTGGCGCCTTAGCACCATTGTACACCGGCTTGTTTACTCCCTACCATTTACAACTAGCGGGAAAACTCGATGGGACCGAAACAGCCTTATTAGCAGCCACCTTAATTTTTGCAGGTTCATCGCCTGGAATGCCAGATTTCTTCTGA
- the ppsA gene encoding phosphoenolpyruvate synthase encodes MLEIKVNQEMDCQVSKEEALVLPLWEVGIADIPLVGGKNASLGEMIQQLRPKGVKVPTGFATTAYAYRYFISEAGLEAKLKNIFAQLDVEDVNNLRQCGKQARMLMLETPFGLELQEAIARAYQNLCQEYGADTDVAVRSSATAEDLPDASFAGQQETYLNVHGLQSVLESCHKCFASIFTDRAISYRQIKGYDHFNIALSVGVQKMVRSDLAASGVMFSIDTETGFKDATLITAAYGLGENVVQGAVNPDEYLVFKPTLKQGYRPIIKKELGSKEIKMIYDLGGMKLTKNVPVNPCDRTLFALNDEEILQLAHWTCIIEDHYSQVRGTYTPMDIEWAKDGMTNELFIVQARPETVQSQKAQNVLRSYRLLGTGDKGVGTLKESSPFPVPLITGRSVGEMIGQGKARVILDVHQILQFQPGDVLVTKRTDPDWEPIMKRASAIVTDSGGRTCHAAIIARELGIPAIVGCDHATTVIQTGQEITVSCAEGETGKVYSGLLPYEVKEVPLEQLPRTKTQIMMNVGNPEEAFKFAAIPNDGVGLARLEFIIANQIKAHPLALIHFNQLEDELTQYKITALTAQYEDKAQFFVDKLAQGIGTIAAAFYPKPVIVRLSDFKSNEYANLLGGKQFEPHEENPMIGWRGASRYYDARYREGFALECQAMKRVRDDMGLTNMILMIPFCRTPQEGRRVIAEMAENGLVQGENGLQVYVMCELPSNVVLADEFSQIFDGFSIGSNDLTQLTLGLDRDSALVAHLFDERNEAVKRTIATAIRTVKQHGRKIGICGQAPSDYPEFARFLVEEGIDSISLNPDSVLKTLLEIADAETAIGG; translated from the coding sequence ATGCTAGAAATAAAGGTCAATCAAGAAATGGATTGTCAAGTCTCGAAAGAAGAAGCCTTGGTATTACCTTTGTGGGAAGTGGGAATTGCAGATATTCCCTTAGTAGGTGGTAAAAACGCCTCTTTGGGAGAAATGATTCAACAACTGCGCCCTAAAGGCGTGAAAGTGCCTACAGGGTTTGCTACTACTGCTTACGCTTATAGATACTTCATTTCTGAGGCTGGTTTAGAAGCAAAACTGAAAAATATATTCGCACAGTTAGATGTAGAGGATGTCAACAATCTCAGACAGTGTGGAAAACAAGCGAGAATGTTGATGCTCGAAACTCCATTTGGGCTAGAATTACAAGAGGCGATCGCCCGCGCTTACCAGAACCTCTGTCAAGAATACGGTGCTGATACCGATGTTGCAGTCCGCTCCAGTGCTACTGCAGAAGACCTACCGGATGCTAGCTTTGCCGGTCAGCAAGAAACCTACCTAAACGTCCACGGACTTCAATCTGTACTAGAATCCTGCCACAAATGCTTTGCCTCAATTTTTACCGACCGTGCCATCTCCTACCGACAAATCAAAGGCTATGACCACTTCAATATTGCCCTATCGGTAGGCGTACAAAAAATGGTACGCTCTGATTTAGCAGCGTCTGGTGTCATGTTCTCCATTGACACAGAAACAGGTTTTAAAGATGCTACCCTGATTACCGCTGCCTACGGTCTCGGTGAAAACGTCGTCCAGGGTGCAGTTAACCCAGATGAATATTTAGTATTTAAACCAACTTTAAAACAAGGATATCGCCCAATTATCAAAAAAGAACTGGGTAGCAAAGAAATCAAAATGATTTATGATTTGGGAGGGATGAAACTAACCAAAAATGTCCCAGTTAATCCCTGCGATCGCACCCTATTTGCCCTCAACGATGAAGAAATTCTGCAACTAGCCCACTGGACTTGCATCATTGAAGACCACTATTCCCAAGTGCGTGGTACATACACCCCAATGGATATTGAGTGGGCAAAAGATGGTATGACAAATGAATTATTTATCGTCCAAGCCCGTCCAGAAACAGTACAGTCCCAAAAAGCCCAGAATGTTTTGCGGAGTTATCGCCTATTAGGGACTGGGGACAAGGGAGTGGGGACTCTGAAAGAATCTTCCCCATTCCCAGTCCCTCTCATCACCGGTCGCAGCGTTGGTGAGATGATTGGGCAAGGTAAAGCCAGAGTAATTTTGGATGTACATCAAATTCTCCAGTTTCAACCTGGTGACGTGCTGGTGACAAAGCGCACAGACCCCGACTGGGAACCAATTATGAAACGCGCCAGCGCCATTGTCACCGACTCTGGGGGTCGCACTTGTCACGCGGCAATTATTGCTAGAGAATTGGGAATTCCTGCTATAGTTGGTTGTGATCATGCCACAACTGTCATCCAAACTGGACAGGAAATCACCGTCAGTTGTGCTGAAGGCGAAACCGGCAAAGTTTACTCAGGTTTATTACCCTATGAAGTTAAAGAAGTTCCCCTAGAACAATTGCCCCGCACCAAAACGCAAATTATGATGAACGTGGGCAATCCCGAAGAAGCATTTAAGTTTGCAGCTATTCCTAATGATGGGGTAGGATTAGCACGGTTGGAATTTATTATTGCCAACCAGATTAAAGCACATCCTTTGGCATTGATTCACTTTAATCAACTAGAAGACGAACTGACCCAATACAAAATTACTGCCTTAACTGCCCAATATGAAGATAAAGCACAATTTTTTGTAGATAAACTAGCACAGGGTATTGGTACTATCGCCGCTGCTTTTTATCCCAAACCTGTGATTGTTCGCCTATCGGACTTCAAAAGCAATGAATACGCCAATCTCTTGGGTGGTAAACAGTTTGAACCCCACGAAGAAAACCCGATGATTGGCTGGCGTGGTGCTTCTCGTTATTACGATGCGCGCTATCGCGAAGGTTTTGCTTTAGAGTGTCAAGCAATGAAGCGGGTACGGGATGACATGGGCTTAACCAACATGATTTTAATGATACCATTCTGTCGTACCCCCCAAGAAGGTCGGCGGGTAATCGCAGAGATGGCAGAAAATGGTTTAGTACAGGGAGAAAATGGTTTACAAGTATATGTAATGTGCGAGTTGCCTAGTAACGTGGTACTAGCAGACGAATTTTCTCAGATATTTGATGGTTTTTCCATCGGCTCAAACGACTTAACCCAATTAACTCTCGGACTAGATCGCGATTCGGCTTTAGTAGCCCATTTATTTGATGAACGTAATGAAGCTGTCAAACGGACAATAGCAACAGCAATCCGCACAGTCAAACAACATGGACGCAAAATCGGTATTTGCGGTCAAGCACCAAGCGATTACCCCGAATTTGCACGCTTCCTCGTAGAAGAGGGAATTGATTCGATTAGCCTCAACCCTGACTCAGTGCTGAAAACACTCCTAGAAATAGCAGATGCGGAAACAGCTATTGGGGGTTAG